The nucleotide window AGACTACGAGGAGATCAAAACGGAGCTGAGGTATGGCTTGAGCGGCGCCCATGGCCGCACTGCCGGTATCCCCGCTGGCCAGGTGCCACCGTGACACTCACCTTGTCTCCCTGCCAGCATCCTGAAGGCGATGAAGGTGGCCTCTGCCGGCTGCAGCCTCCCCCAGGCAAGTGCCACGGCGCGTCCCGAGGCGCTGGccgggctgtgccagccctgccgACGGTGCCTCCGCCGCCTGTCCCCATCTCGGCTTGGCTCCTTGCAGAGCATCTCCAAGGCGGAGgaggccctgctgctggggaaggaggctTTCTATCCCTCCCAGAAGTACCTGCTGGAGAAGCCCAGCCTGCTGGCCAGCACTGGTAGGGACCCTGGATTCTGCAGCATCCCCCGCTGGGAATATCCATGGGAATGTGGGTGGCGGGGGTGgatcctgccctggctgtggtggggtgagggatggacagggatgtcACCCGGGGAAACTAAGGCAGGAGCTGtttggctgcagggctgtgcgGGAGCCGTGGCCAGGGGGACTCTAGTGTGTCTCCCTCTTTCTCCTTCATCTCTAGAGGAGGATCACTCCGAAGACGAGTCGGGGAAGGATCCATTGGGCATGGAGCAGCCGTACCCATCCCCTCACCACGCCCCCGCCGATGACCCCTCATCCCCCACGCCCCTCCCGCCGCTGCCTGGCCCCGGCATGGCCCCCGACGGTCCCCGGACTTTCTCGCTGTCCCCCTTCCCCGGGGGCGAGCGGCTTTCAGGGGACCCCAAGGCCCCCCACCTCCCGCTGCCCAGCTACAAGAGCGAGAGCAGCGGCGGGGGACcgcccttcccctcctccttcttcGGGGCCAAAAGCAGCACCGTGCACCCCGTGCCGGCCGCCAGTGCCACCAGCCCGTCCGGCGAGCCCTCCGAGGGCAGCGCCGGCAGCTCCGccgaggaggagcagctggacacGGCCGAAATCGCCTTCCAggtgaaggagcagctgctgaagcacAACATCGGGCAGAGGGTCTTCGGGCACTACGTGCTGGGGCTGTCACAGGGCTCCGTCAGCGAGATCCTGGCGCGGCCCAAACCCTGGCACAAGCTGACGGTGAAGGGCAAGGAGCCGTTCATCAAGATGAAGCAGTTCCTCTCCGACGAGCAGAATGTGCTGGCCCTGAGGACTATCCAGGTGCGCCAGAGAGGTGAGTGGTTGGGGTGGCCCTGGTCCTGCCCCGGGGTGCTGCAAGCGATGCCCCTCCCAGTGCACCCCAGTTCACCCTGGCAGCACCCTGGGGTGCCCTGTGCCGTGGCAGGGGGGCTCACCAGGCCCTGATGTGCTGGCGAGATGGGCTGGGATGTTGGTCCCACCAGGACTTTTTCCCTGGTGGGATGAGCCCTGGAAAACGGCAGCAATTAACAACAACCCATGGCTGTGGAAGCTGCATCCCCTGACGTGCTTTACTCATTTATTCTGACAAGTGCCATTTAATTATTCATTAGGCTGTTCCGTGCTGTATGAATCAATGTGCTCGGGAATATTTCgttaaaataatgaagttttaGTGCTATGGAACCTCGGCGTGGTGCTGGCACCGCCGTGGGATGGTGACTCCCATCTCTGGGGACAAGCAGCTGcatctcagcagcagcagcaggtcacTCGAGTCCCCGTGGTGGCACCAGGACTGGACAGTGCACACCTGTGGTCCATGCACCTGCTGGTTGCAGCCTGGAGGGCTCTGATTTATCCCCTGGATCTGATCCATCATTGACacctcctgcacagccaggagggcgctgtgccagggatggggacatgGTCCCTGTGCCTCCGCTCTTGGTGGGGAGAGGGTGCACTTGGTTGGGATGAGCAGGTTGGTGGGAGAAGCTGTgccagaggcaggagctggcagccagggctACCAGGGCTCCCCGTGCTCCGGTAGTGACTAATCGGGAGTGACATTTGTCTTCAAACCGGCATCCCTAAAAATAACCGAACATGAGGAGCAGTAAATACTTCCTGACATACAAGTGGAGCTTGTAAAACCAGCGCCGGTGACAAAGCTGTTATCCTGCCTCTTTGATCAGGTAGCATCACGCCGCGGATCAGGACACCGGAGACCGGCTCCGACGACGCCATCAAAAGCATCCTGGAGCAGGCAAAAAAGGAGATTGAGTCGCAGAAGGGAGGTAGGTGCTGCCATGGGGGTGGCTGAGTCCCTGCTCTGCCCGATGGCAGCAGCACCCAAAGGGGTGCCAGTGGCTGGGTGTTCTGTGGCTGAAGGTCCTGTCCCAAAAATGGGCTTTTTTTATGGTGTTTCACCCATTGACATCCATGGAGAATTTTAGGGCTAGCTGGAAAGAAATACCATGTGGGGTGGGAGAATCCCCGGGCAGCAGAGTTCAGATCTGGGCTTTCAGAAACTTTGGATGCACTCTTTTCCTCCCCCCTGCCCCAAACCAGATGATTAAATGAGTATTCAGGATCCATCTGGCATGAGGAACCATTAAAGCAGCTGCTCTCGCAGTCAATTACAagaaatgaaatacattaaaacagGTAGTCTGCTGAGAAAGCAGAATCCCGGAGAATTAAATTAGATGGGAACGGTGGAAAAACagacagggaaaacaaacatgttTGTCTATCGCATTGTTGGTAATGGGATTTATTTTGCAATCATCAAAAAAGAAGTTGGCTTTGAGTTGGGCTGTTGAAGCTTTTGCTTtgtgggtgctgctggtccAAACCAGATGGGGATAAACCCCTCTTCTCCCACACTTTGAATTGCGGCCACACAATAAACCACGCGTTCCTCTCCTCGGGGCTGCCCTCACCCCTTTTCTCCGCAGGGGAGCCCAAAACGCCGTCAGCATCGCAGGCAGCAGCCAACGGGGCGGGCGGCAGCAGCTCGGAGGACGCCATCAAGAGCATCCTGGAGCAGGCACGGCGGGAGATGCAGGCGCAGCAGCAGGCGCTGCTGGACATGGAGTCGGGGGCCAGCGGGCGCAGCGGGGACGCGGCACCCGCCGAGCGCTCCACGCTGGCCACCGTCAGCCAGAACATCGCCCCGGCCCACGTCAAGCAGGAGGAGGGCAGCGGGGCCAGCCCCGGCCCGCCGCAGACGCCCCTGGCCGTGCTGTCCCCCGCCGCCTTTGTCCAGAGCATCATCCGGAAGGTGAAGTCGGAGATCGGCGACGCCGGCTCCTACTTCGACCAGCACTGGGCGTCGGAGCGGAGCCTGCTCAGCCGGCCCTACACCTCCGTGTCGCCTTCgctgtcctcctcctcctcgaGCTACTCCAGCATGGCCAACGGCCGGGGCTGGCCGCGGGGTGAGCCCGGCGAGGGCAGCACCAACGAGGACGAGCTGCAGCCGGCGGAGGAGGAGCCCCACCGGCTGTCGGAGATGAAGGCGGAGGGAGCCGGAGCGGAGCCGGCAGCTGGTGGGCGTCTGTCCTACTACCCCACGTACGTGCCACGGACCCTGAAGCCAACGGTGCCACCACTGACGCCGGAGCAGTACGAGATGTACATGTACAGGGAGGTGGACACGCTGGAGCTGACCCGGCAGGTCAAGGAGAAGCTGGCCAAGAATGGCATCTGCCAGAGGATCTTCGGAGAGAAGGTaccagcctggagaagggggGTCTGGtgtcctctctgctctgtgactcAGAGTCTGGGCCTCATTGATGgccttcagcagctccttccagagTCTTCCCTGGTCTGTTCCCTCTGGGAGGATTCTGAGTCCTCAGGGTCTGACCCAACCCCAGTCTCCCAGTGGCCACCACTCATCCCACCAGGAATGCCCAGTCCCCTGAGCAGAGTCCTTTGGGGACCGGCTTCCCACCTCACTGGGTATCCCAGGGGGACCCGCCACCAGCGCCCATGGCAGGGGACAGAGTGTCCAGACACGCTGTGGGGCAGCGGGTGGCAGTGGGTGGCatcctgctccccctcccctgaCACGGGGGTGGAGGGCAGGCAGCTTCCCAGCACCGGGGGGAGCGCACCCCACCTTCAGCAGGTGACACCTGCGTGGTGCCCAGGTGCTGGGACTGTCCCAGGGCAGCGTGAGTGACATGCTGTCACGGCCCAAACCGTGGAGCAAGCTGACGCAGAAGGGTCGGGAGCCTTTCATCCGCATGCAGCTCTGGCTGACGGaccagctgggccaggggatCAGCCAGCAGCCCACACCCTCCCAGGGTAAGTGACATCACTGTCCCCATGGTCCCCATGTGCCATCAGTGTCCCCACCACTTCTGTCCCCACCATTCCCTGCATCCCAGTTGGTTtgtcctgctcccaccccagcactgggaagagATGTCTCTGCCAGCTCCAACACCAGCACACAGAATCTGGGAAGCCGCTTTAATCCCCAACcccaaaattttgttttcatttaaaacaaaaataaaaagaaagccaCATCAAAAATCTTGGGCTTTGCGCCTGGCATAAAGCAGTAATTGGATTTATTGTATCATATTGGTCTAACTTTAATTATTCCTCCACCGCCACCTCCCGCTTTGCCATAGCCACTGGAGAAGCTTGGCTTCTCTCTTGGGGTTCCTCTTCTCTAGCATAGGCATCCCCCAAattcccctcctgctccagctggctcCCTGCACTGTCCCCTCCCGCTGACCCCTCTGCCCTGGTGTCACACAGCCAGCCCTGCGGAACCCCAGCCGTCCCCCTCGCCGCCCCCCAGCCCCGCCGAGCACGAGAAGGGCTGCCAGGAGCCCCTCACCCTGGCCTTGGAGAGCAGCAAGGAGAACCAGCAGCCCGAGAGCCGCTCGGCGCCTGCCCTGGGCGGGAAGACATATCCCAACAACCAGGGGCCTGTAGGCATCCAGGAGATCGTGGCCATGTCCCCCGAGCTGGACACCTACTCCATCACCAAGAAGGTCAAGGAGGTCTTGACAGACAACAACTTAGGTGCGGACCCTCTCTCTGCCCAGGttttttgggagctgctggtgagaCTGCATGGATCCAGCACCCCAATTCCTGTAGATGCGACCCCCTCCCAGATGTTTTTCTGTGGGTGCTCGTGGGAATTCCAGGACGATGCTGGCTGGGAAACGGGGTGCACCTGCTTTGCAGGGGGACTGTGGCACCCGTCCCGCTGCTCCACCCCCTCAAACCacctctgcttctcctccccCAGGCCAGCGGCTGTTTGGGGAGAGCATCCTGGGCCTGACGCAGGGCTCGGTGTCCGATCTCCTCTCCAGGCCCAAGCCGTGGCACAAGCTGAGCCTGAAGGGGAGGGAGCCCTTCGTCCGGATGCAGCTCTGGCTCAACGACCCCCACAACGTGGAGAAGCTGCGCGACATGaagaagctggagaagaagGGTGAGGGACGGGGTGGCACGGCCCCACTGGGTgtgggctgctggctgggggGGGGTCCCGGGCCGGGGGGGCGAGCGGTGCCAGCTGGGTGTCCTCTCCTGCAGCCTACCTGAAGCGTCGCTACGGGCTGATGAGCACCGGTTCGGACAGCGAGTCCCCCAGCGCCCGCTCCGAGTGCGCCAGCCCCAGCGCGCCGCCGCAGGACCTCAGCCTGCTCCAGATCAAGAAGCCGCGGGTGGTGCTGGCgccagaggagaaggaagccCTAAAGAAAGCCTACCAGCTGGAGCCATACCCCTCCCAGCAGACCATCGAGctgctctccttccagctcaaCCTCAAGACCAACACCGTCATCAACTGGTTCCACAACTACAGGTACGGGCGCTCCTGGGCTTTGAGGGTCTGATGGTGCTGAGTCGCAGAGGGGGTGGCACTGTTCCCCTTCCAGCCTTCCCCGTCACTCTTCCCTAGATGGGAGGTCCAGACCCATTGGGAGTCCCCAGGTGCACCCCAGGCCAGTGGGTGGCCTTGGCTACCTTGCCCAAGTTGTGTTGAGCATCTAAAGAGGTTTCCATGCTCACATCCACCTGCTCACCCCAAGGTGGGAGCTCTGTCAAGTGGGAGGGAATGCCTTATGGAGGCTCCTTGAGCACAGGAtccatccccacagcagcccagccctggggagcagcacaggtTTCATCCCTAGGTGGGATCATAGCGGACAATGTTTCCGCTGGCTGGATACGTGTGGTGGCCATGGCACGGTGGTTGTTGCCACCCCTCCGCGGTCATGTCCTGCAGGTCACGGATGCGCCGAGAGATGCTGGTGGAGGGTGCGCAGGACAATGACACTGACCCGGAGCAGAGTGGCGGGACAGCCATCCCCGGGCGCCGGGCCCCCCACAGCCCCGATTCGGACACCGAGGATCACAAACCCGTGTTTGTGGGGGGCGAGCCCCCCTGTGCCGCCGTGCCCGTGAAGGtgaaggaggagcagggggatCCGGGCGGCTGGAGCCGCCGGCGGGACTCACGCAGCCCGGCCGGAGCGGCCGAAGGGACCGGACctccccaggaggagcagggggcaGCCCCCCacgccgccgcccccgccgccggcATCCTCCCGCGGCGGGGAGGCCGAGCCGGTGCCACCGCCGGGGGACCCCCACCGCCGCCACCGCCACATCCCGACAGCTCCCAGTCCTCCGCGGGGTCATCCCGTTGCAGCTTGGTGGTCTCCCCGACATCGCCCTCGGCAGCTTCCTCGCCCGGCCTCACCGGCTCAGCCTCACCAGGACCATCCTCCGCCGGGCCGGTCTCGCCGGCGCTTCCGCCGGCTCCTGGCCCCCGGCTCAGCACCAGCGTCCAGCGGCGCCACGAGAAGATGGCCAACCTCAACAACATCATCCACCGCCTGGAGCGGGCTGCCAACCGCGAGGAGGCCCTCGAGTGGGAGTTCTGAGCCCCCCAACCAccctaaatatatatatacatccccacacatatatatatattttgataaATGCAGTGTGCACCGAGAGGTGATGAGTGGCCGGTGCCACAGAAGAGGAGCGCCCGTGGAAAAGAGGGAACCGCCCTCACCCCTCtggctttgttttaaatgtgaaaaactgGGTAcaattttagaaaagaaaaacaaacaaaaaaaaatatttatagacctcttttagatattttaataaaaggatACTTTGGAATTTATTAACAGCTTAAGCTGCTTTGATATTAAAGATAGCTATAAAATCAAGATGATGTAGCAGTCGTGTCATTAAATGTACACTGAAGTCTTGTAGTTTGCCACTGGAtgagattaaaaacaaataaacaaaaaaaaacccaaccaaacaaaaaaaaaacccacagaaaagaCTTTTTTGAGCAAAGCCATCAAGAAGCACTATGAGACTGACCAAATTTAAGAAACTTTTGCAGTTTCCACCCCTGTCTGTAAGACACTGCATCGCTTCTGCCCCAGCCAGAGACTGCGTCCTAGTCCCTGAAGACTCTAAAGCCCCTGACACCATCGAGTATGTATTTAGTTCTGGTGTTTTATGTTTTTGGAAGCCTTTGTAACACAGAATGTCCCGTGCGGTTGTATATGTTGTAGAAATGTCTGCAATAGCCTTCTGGAACAAGATGTAGCATGGTCCCAACGCCGTCCCTCGCGCTTCCTCCAGCCGGCGGCTCGTGCCAGCTCCCAAAGGAAGAGACAAAAGGaggcaaaagcaaagaaagcaacCTGAGCTTGGGATTTTGGGAGTGGGATGGGAAAATGTACCTGGGTGTGGTGCTTGAGGATGGTGCCAGCTCGCTGGGGATGGACATCCGAGGCATCCCGGTTCCCCGTCCattcaggagagaaaaagatgaagCCTCTGAGCTTTGGCCCTGGGGCAGCAGTGCTTGAGGTGAGTGCCCAAAAATCGTGAGCCACACACTCACAGGCTGAGCCCTGCTTGGGGCTTCTCCAGCATCACAGCCAGCTCTTGGGGCTGAAGCACTTTTTTAGGGAGAGCGCCTGGGCGGGAGGAGAATCCCACTTCCCCAGGTGGTGGATGTCAGTGATGGCAGGATGAGCTTTGGGATGTCACATCACCCTCAACTGGGCACCACTGAGCCTTGGCTTCCCAGGGCTGACCCTGTGCAGACACAGGAGCTTGGTGGTGGCCCCATCCCGGTGTGCTCCTTGTCACCTCCCTGACCCCACCACCTCCAGCCGGCCTCTGCTAACGAAATGCCTTTAAACCCTGTGGAGTGTCCCAcgctgggctgctctgccctgtcccctgcccacaCGGCATCAGCCATCGCCCACCAAGGCCCTGCCAGGCTCCCAGGCGATGCAATGACTGATTTTCCACTGTAGACGTTTTTATCAGAATAGAAGGTATTTTTATACTCGGGTGGTAGTGGGTGAGCAATGGGTGAGGGCACGGCTCTCCCTGgctgcctcccctgccctgacgagccccagggctgctctgccacCGTGCTGTGGAAGGAGGAGGTGTGACCACTGACTGCCTTCTCCGTTGCGTGCTAGAGGGAGCTTTAGTGGAACGGGATTTGAGGAAGCACTTAGGATAATCCTGAGCGCGGCAATCCTGTTGTGTGAAAGCCAGCGGGACACACCGGTCACGTTTTTGTTAGGCTCATGTTCTGTACTTCAAAAGTTTCTATGAGATCGATGAACTTTGTTTAACAATTTTGAAAGGAACAAGTTCTGTAAAGAGCCACTAAATACAGAAGTTGGATACGACTCTGGCCTTGGGGTGTGTTTTGTCCAGAGGTGATGGAATGGGAATTCCTCTCACATTTGATCGGTGCCTGGTGTTGGAAGCCACAACTTTGCTTTGGGATTGTGGCAAGAGCTCTCATTATCCCagtgagagggggaaaaaaagagagggtgTTAAATTGgatcagcccagctcagagTGTGATCCTGCCCCATGAAATTCCTGTGCTCATCCCTACTGCAGGtttgctcctgctcctggggtaGCTCAGCATCCTCCAGCACGACTTGCAGCTTGGTTTATCATAAAATCATCGTttcctggaatggtttgggttagaagagaccttaaggatcatcttATTCCAtttccctgccacaggcagggacacctcctgctAGACCAGGCTGCacaaagccctgtccaacctggcaccgctccccagcacagctcctgctcgGAGCCGACTGTCGCTGGGCGAGTCGGCAGCTCCTGACACAAGGCAGGGCTGTTAGTGTCTGATGAATTAATAAATCCATATGTTGCATATCTGTTTAAGCTTGTTTGTCAGCTAACACGTTGAGGAAGACTTATTTCTGATGGGTATCTGAACGTCTGGAGAAGCTGGGCCAGCTGCCATGGAAACCGGAATCTTCCCCTGCGGCGAAGGACGGAGCCGTGTGAACCATCTGGGTGCTCCGGGTGCAGCTGCACCCCGGCTGCCCTCGGCACTGCTCCAAATGCCAAATTCCACAGGGGGACACCGTGCCTGGCCAGGAGCAGGCTCCACGCTCCGCAGGGCTCTTGGCGAGTGGGTGACCCTGGCTGGCTTCGTGCCTCGGTTTCCCCATGAAGTGATTGCAGACTCTGCCGTGTTGAAGAGAAGCTGGAGACATCCATGTGGGTGGGGATGTGTGGGCAGGGACATGGGGATGTGCTGGCCACTTTCACAAAGGCAGAGTCCCTGGTCCCTGCAAAGGAGGGACAGGTGTTTTGTCCTGGTTAAGAGCTGCCCCTGCCTTGGACCACTCTGGCACGGGGTGTCCTGATGTTCCCAGGGTGGCTCCATCCCATCTCACCCCATCCCTTCAGGCAGATATGGCTCCAGGGCACTGCAAGACCCTGGCATTGGCCATGTCCCCTTCAggtgacacagccccacagacatggtggggacaggaggaggactaaaataaagcattaattCCCACCTGGACCTCCCTCCCCGGGGGCACAAACAAGGACCATGGATGGGAGGGAAATTCTGAAAGAACTTTTATTGTAGGAAGATCTTGTGTCTGTCCCAAGGGAGCAAAGGGAGCTGGAGCCACCCAGCCCTAAGCCGGGGCACCCTGACTGCTCccccctgctccagggtgggTCACCCCACCTCTGGGCCAGCAGTTTGTCCGTGGTGGAAATAAGAGAGAAACACAGGCATGAGGCACCAGCTCGGCACATGAATCATTCCTCACGCTCTGCTGCTGACACACACATTCCCATTTGCCACCACGAGCGATGCTTCCCCTTAGTGAGCTGGCATGGGGATGATGTGCTGTCCCAAAATACCCACCAGCAAGGCAatgcccacagctgctgcattcCCCCGGGGTCTGACCACCCCCACATTGACCATCCAGGCTGCGAGCAGCAATTGCTCCCTGTGTAATGCCCGGGGCTGGGTGTCACCAGCTCCCCAGAGCGCACAGAGCTGCTACTGCCGTTAAGGAAGGGCTGCACTCACTGATATTTTAGTTTCAAACCAcatcctgctggagcagagggatcTGGCAGAGCTCGGCCAACCTCAGTGTTGTGCTGGGCCAGGAAGGGAAGTCAGCAGCAGGCTCTCCATTGTGGAACACCCACACGGGCACTCAGGCAGGCGAGGTCCCACCAAAATCCTCCTCCAAACTTTGTCAAGGCGTGATCCCACTTCAAGAGCACCAAGAggccccagcagagccagagcagtgGTGGATTCCCAGGAGGCCTCAGTCAGTGAGTGGTCTGTAGTTTGCTTGTGCTGACTGCAGCACCCCACCCGCACATGGGGGCACGGCTGGAGGGCACCCCTGTTCTGCCCATTTCACCgtcacagagcagcactgctgtccctCGGTGCCGAGCCCTCGATGGCAGCACGTGTCCATCACAGCCACCACAGCCAGCTCCGCACATCCCGAGGCGAGGAGGGACGGGGCCAGCACCAAGGGCGACCACCTCCACCCTGCCCCGGTTCCCGGCAGCttcccagggctcagccacCGCTCAGAGCCGGGGGCCAcgctgcctctgctgccagtCCTGCCGCAGCCGGGCCACCTCCCGGCCGTACTGCTGGTGGAGCCGGCAGAAGGTGGACGGGCTCTGTGCCACGGCCGGCCCGGCGCTCGCCGCCTCGCCGTTCCCCACCCGCCTgcgcggcggcagcggcggcggccgcggggtCCCCTCCTCACCGTGCCCCCCGCAGCCGGAGCTCTCGGGCAGCCGGGCCGCCCCCAGCACGTTGTTCCACACCGCACAGCCGTTCTCCTTGGGCAGGATGGCGGGCAGAGCCGGCAGCCGCTCCCGGGACTGCTCCAGCCCCGACGGCTTCGGCTTCCAGGGGCCGGGAGGCTCCCGGGAGCCCCCACATCCTCCGGCCAGCCCCCCGcccatctcctgcagctgcttctccagctcccGCACCACCAGCCTCATGTAGTCAAAGCTGGCTCGGGACAGCGACTTCACCCACGACTCCATGGCCGCCTGGCTCTCCGCCGCCAGCACGTAGGTGCGAGACTTGGTGCCGCCAAAGCGGATGGCGAAGGCAAAACCCTCGGCTGAATCGCAGAGCTCCACGTTGCAGCCCTCCAGCACGATGACACCCACGGGCTCCCGGCTGTCCCGCTCCTCGAAGTAGAAGAGCATGTTGCCCTTGAGCACGAACCAGCGGCGGTGATAGGCCGTGTGCCGCTCGCCTCGCTTGTAGAGGAAGCCGGAGTTGTCGGCCGGGGAGTCGCAGGTGGCGTAGAAGGCCAAACTCCGCTCGTTCAGCTTCATGGCTCCGCGCCCTGCGGGGACAGAGGGTGCTCAGCGCTGCGCTGCACGGAAAAGAGCCATCGGCTTTTTGTTCCTGCCGGCAGCAGCCCCGGCGCCCAGCAAATGGAGATGGTGAATAAACAACGCCGGGATGGTTGGGATAAACCCGCTCCCAGTCGAGGGGCTGGGATGCCGGGTGGGCTGTGGCTCCCCCCAGGGACCGCCACCCCCCAGGAGAGTGTTTTGGCACGGaggagccccaggcagggcttGTCGCGGTGCCTCACGTCACCTGGCACAGGTGACCTTCGCGCCGGCGCGCAGGGAGGGTTCTGACCGGCGCCGTGGATGTGGCTGCCGCTCCAGGGAGCCGTGGCCATGAACCCTGACACCCGGGCAAGGCCACCGCTCCTCTTGTCCCCTAATCGCTGGTGGCCTCGCCGGGCCGGGCTCTCCACCCACCTGGACTCTACCTGCGGTCTGCGGCGGTCACCGGCATCAACGACACGCGCGTGGCCGCGGTGGCCGTGAGAGCGCTGGATCCGGGCTCGGACGGTGCCAGGGGGCTTTGGGCCACCGTTCCTGCACGGTCACCTTTGTCCTCGGCTCCCaccggcccggccccgcgggcgGAGCGCTGCTCCCCCCCGCCTCCGCCACCGCCCATCCCCGCGgccgggagggagggagggaggagctggaaaagcgCTCCGGAGCTCGGCCCCGGGGCAGGAGCTCCTGGCTCGACCCCAAAACCCGCTCCGGGCACCGGGACTGAGAGCCAGGCAGCGGTGGGGAGAGTGAGGGGGGAATGGGGGAGCATTGGAGGGTGCAGGGGATATGCACATCCCGGGATGAATGTCTGGGTGTACTCAGGGATGTGCAAATGTGTGGGAAACGCAGGAGTTTAGTCCTGAAGGTGGCTGCACAGTGCTGAATATTCGGTCACATTTTGGAGGCAAAGAACTGGGATTCTGGGAGCATCTGGCAGGGAACGGGCAGAGGCTGGTGGATGAGGTGGGAGACATGAGCCCCGCAAGGAGTGTTAGTGGCAGGACATGGACTGGTCCTGTGTgggtgggagatgctgcaggggGCCAGGCTGCAAgtcctggctgctctcctgaCCTTCCAGTCATATCCTTGGGCCACAGCCAAGTGTGGGGTGGTCCCagtgcagagggacagaaggaTCTGAGTGGGAACAAGCCTCCAGTCTGACTTCTGCTCTTGGTTGGCCTTCCAGGCTCACAGGACCACCTTGGCAGTGTTACTGTCCTCACCCTGTCGCAGCAAATACCAGCACCAAGGATTTGTGCTCCTTGTCACCGTCCCTTTCCTCCAGTTTCTTCattcccctgctctgctccacaccCATGTGTGCATTTTAGCAACCGAGACATTGGCAACAATTTTAAGGGTCCCCATCCCAGAAATTCTGCTGTCCCTGACCTCTGCCACAGGTTGTGGTCCACTCCCCACCCACAGATGCCCCCgtttccctgcacagctgctcaggaCTTTGTGATTTTCTGCTTGTGTCAGAGGTTTCCAGTTCACTGAGGGTTTTCCCTGTCAGCTGCAGACTTTCACTTTCAGGCTATAAAAAGGGATTCAAACCAGCCCTAAAACCATCTGGGCTTTATCTTCcctcctgagcagagcagctctctgtTCAAGGTCGCTGGTGGGAAGTTTTGGGTCTCTGCACCACTTATCTCCCTGCCTTGCTGAGCGATGCCTTTTCACAAGGCGAGATTAGAGCGGGGAGGGCCGTGGGGAGAAGCAATATCTTTATTAGAGCAGCTAGGGTAATTGGAAAAAGGCAGCAGGGCTCCtagctctgctttccttccccgAGACTCCAAAGCCACGTTTTCATCTTGCAGAGGTTGTTCCtcctccacagctgctctggaaaatcACCCCGATTCCTCAAAAACGCTGACAAAATTCCCCTGGAATTTTTGCTTCCCGTTGGGTCTCTCTTGGAACAGTCATGTGTTGCTGCA belongs to Parus major isolate Abel chromosome 15, Parus_major1.1, whole genome shotgun sequence and includes:
- the CUX2 gene encoding homeobox protein cut-like 2 isoform X10, with product MEPRWSPGPRPAAPEVIALSKRSKEAETAFLSVYKQLLEAPDAAPVLEAARSLEDRLQQLQRLEPEPPPLKDLSRPWKKHTELGSTKERREGKPPAAEPPLPGLDGKAPSTETSLQRNEADKQKGLQEAQVTLAARLGEAEEKIKVLHAALKATQTELLELRCKYDEEAASKADEVAMIMTNLEKANQRAEAAQREVESLREQLAAVNSSLRLACCSPTGTTGQDKVNYSMCSGSRLEAALAAKDREILRLLKDVQHLQSSLQELEESSANQIAELEGQLAAKNEAIEKLEEKLQAQADYEEIKTELSILKAMKVASAGCSLPQSISKAEEALLLGKEAFYPSQKYLLEKPSLLASTEEDHSEDESGKDPLGMEQPYPSPHHAPADDPSSPTPLPPLPGPGMAPDGPRTFSLSPFPGGERLSGDPKAPHLPLPSYKSESSGGGPPFPSSFFGAKSSTVHPVPAASATSPSGEPSEGSAGSSAEEEQLDTAEIAFQVKEQLLKHNIGQRVFGHYVLGLSQGSVSEILARPKPWHKLTVKGKEPFIKMKQFLSDEQNVLALRTIQVRQRGSITPRIRTPETGSDDAIKSILEQAKKEIESQKGGEPKTPSASQAAANGAGGSSSEDAIKSILEQARREMQAQQQALLDMESGASGRSGDAAPAERSTLATVSQNIAPAHVKQEEGSGASPGPPQTPLAVLSPAAFVQSIIRKVKSEIGDAGSYFDQHWASERSLLSRPYTSVSPSLSSSSSSYSSMANGRGWPRGEPGEGSTNEDELQPAEEEPHRLSEMKAEGAGAEPAAGGRLSYYPTYVPRTLKPTVPPLTPEQYEMYMYREVDTLELTRQVKEKLAKNGICQRIFGEKVLGLSQGSVSDMLSRPKPWSKLTQKGREPFIRMQLWLTDQLGQGISQQPTPSQASPAEPQPSPSPPPSPAEHEKGCQEPLTLALESSKENQQPESRSAPALGGKTYPNNQGPVGIQEIVAMSPELDTYSITKKVKEVLTDNNLGQRLFGESILGLTQGSVSDLLSRPKPWHKLSLKGREPFVRMQLWLNDPHNVEKLRDMKKLEKKAYLKRRYGLMSTGSDSESPSARSECASPSAPPQDLSLLQIKKPRVVLAPEEKEALKKAYQLEPYPSQQTIELLSFQLNLKTNTVINWFHNYRSRMRREMLVEGAQDNDTDPEQSGGTAIPGRRAPHSPDSDTEDHKPVFVGGEPPCAAVPVKVKEEQGDPGGWSRRRDSRSPAGAAEGTGPPQEEQGAAPHAAAPAAGILPRRGGRAGATAGGPPPPPPPHPDSSQSSAGSSRCSLVVSPTSPSAASSPGLTGSASPGPSSAGPVSPALPPAPGPRLSTSVQRRHEKMANLNNIIHRLERAANREEALEWEF